The Streptomyces armeniacus genomic interval ACCGGCAAGTACCGGCACGGCACTCCGGCGGGCTCGCGCGGCGCCTCGGAGATGCTCGCCCCGTTCGTCGCCCCGTATCTCGACGACACGGCGAGCCGCATCGTGGACGCGGTGGCCACGGCGGCCGACGGACTGGCGGTCACGCCGCTCCAGGTGGCCCTCGCGTGGGTACGGGACCGGCCCGGCGTGGTCGCGCCGGTCGTCGGCGCGCGGACATCGCAGCAGCTCGCGGAGGCTTTGTCAGTGGAGGGCCTTAGTCTTCCTGACGAGATCTGCCGGGCGCTCGACGATGTGTCGGCCCCGGTGCACCGCTATCCCGACCAGGACTGGAGCGAGCTGTGACCAGCCAGGACAAGGCAGCCGAACTCCTCGCGGCGGTACGGGCGGTGGAGAAGGGGGAGCGCTCCGCGGCCTCGTTCTTCGCCGAGCCCGCCCGTACGGCCCCACCCGCCGCCCGGCCGGCGCCCGCGCCCGTGCCCGTACCGGCGGGCCAGGCGGGAGGCGCGGCGCCCGCGGGGCCGGTCACCGTGCCCGAACCGGTGCGCGCGCTGCTCGCGGAGGGCGGCGCCCCGGAGGAGCTGGGCGGCGCCGTGGTGACGGCGCTGGGCCCGCGCGCGGACGAGGTGCTGCGGGACGACCCGTGGCAGCTGCTGGCCGTGCCGGGTGTCCGGCCCGAGCAGGCGGACGGCTTCGCGCGCGCCCTGCTGGGCGCGGAGTGCGGACCGGCCGACGAGCGGCGCGCGCAGGCCCTGACCGTCTGGCTGCTCGAGCGCGCGGCGCTCCAGGGCCATACGGCGCAGGAGCCCGACGCGCTCCGCGCCGGGCTGGCCCGGCACTCCGTGCCGGACCCCGAGGAGGCACTGCGCGGGGCCGTCGACGCGGGCGCGGTCCTCGTCTTCGAGGACGCCCTCGACGCCTTGGAGGCGCCGGGCGTGCCCCGGCAGCAGGCGGCCGCGGGCGGCGCGGACGGCGCGGACCGTACGGACGGCGAGGGCGGCGCGGACGGCGACGGCACTGGCGGTGCGGAGCGGCCGGTACGGCTGCTGGCCGGGCTGGACCGCTGCGCGCTGGCGGAGGAGAGCCTGGCCGACGGGCTGGCGCGGCTGATCGGCACCTTCACCGCGGGCGGCACGGACGGCGACGGCTGGGAGGCGCTGGCGGCCGCGGCCCCGTCGCCGTCGGCGGCGGAGCTCGTACGGGCTGCGGCCGGGCACGGCCTGGTCACTCACACGGGCGGCGAGGCCGCGCGGGCCGAGCCCGCGGCGCTGGTCGCCGCGGCGCGGGCGCTGGGGCTGCGGGCGTACGCGGCTGCGCACAGCGAGGACGGGCGGCAGCGGGCCGCGGCCCTGATCGAGGCGGCGGCGGAGGCGTTCCCCTCCCGCGCGGCACACGGCCCGGACGACGGCCCGAACGCCGGCCCTGACGGCTCGTACGGCGGCGTGAGCGGCGACGGTGAACAGCCCGCGCCCGCCGTCACCGTGTCCGGCCTCCTCGACGCCCGTACGGGCCCCGGCCGCGACGACGAGGGGGCGTACGCGCTCGACCTCCTCGTCCTGCTCGACGCCCCGCAGCTCGACGCCGAGACGGCCGCTGCGCTCGTCGAGTCCGTGCCGGACGGCGCCCGGCTCGTGCTCACCGGCGACCCGCAGCTGCTCGGCTCGGCGGGGCCGGGCCAGGTGTTCAAGGACGTGCTGGCGGCCCGCGTCTGCCCCCGCGTCGTCTCCCGCACTCCGGACCCGGGGCCCGTGGGCGAGCTGGTCTCGGGCATCGGGATCGGCGAGCTGCTCCAGGTGGATGCCCCGGGCAAGGAGGTCGTGATCGTGCCGGTGCGGGACGCGGGCGACGCCGTGCACCGTACGGTCCAGCTCGTCGCCGACTCCGTGCCGCGCGCCATCGGCGTCCCCACCGAGCACACCCAGGTGATCACGCCCGGCCACGGTGGCGCCGCGGGCACCCGGGCGCTGAACGCGGCGCTGAAGGAGCGGCTCAATCCCGGCCCCGGCCGGTTCGGCGGCTTCGACCCGGGCGACCGCGTGGTCCACTCCGCGGCCCCGGGGCGTACGGCGGTCGGCAGCGTCGTCTCCGCCGACCAGGAAGGGCTGCGGATCGATCTGGCGGGCGGCGGCAGCGTCGTCGTCCCGCCCGGCGCGGTCCCGACGGCCGTCCGGCACGGCTGGGCGGTCACCGCGCACCAGGCCGCCGGGCTCCGCTGGCCCGCCGCCGTGGCGGTGCTGCCCGGGGACGCGGCGGGAGCGCTGACCCGCGAGTGGGTCTACACCGCGTTCAGCCGCGCCGAGCGGCACCTGTCGGTGGTGCACGGCGCGGGCGACGCACTGCCCAAGGCGGTCGCCGGTGTCACCGCGCCGGAGCGCACCACCCGGCTGCGTACGCTCCTGGTCCAGGCGGCACAGGCCGCGACGGCGCCGGCCCCCGCCCTCGGCGGGGAGACGGGCAGTTGACGCCGCCCGCCGACCCCGCGGCCGGTCGGCCGGCGTCGCCGCCCGGCACGGGGGCCGGTGGGCCCGCGGTCAGTACGAGGTGCCGCTGGTGTTGTCCGAGCCGTCCTCCACGCCCCGGTCCAGGTCGAGTTCGACGTCCTCGTCGTCGAAGACGGTGCTGACGTCGAACCGGCAGATCACCCGTTCCGGGTCGGCCTGGTCGAAGGGTGCCGCGAGCCACTCCCCCGGTTCGCCGGGATCGTCCGCCGCCGCGACCCACAGCGTGGCGTCGCCCTCCTCCAGCCCGAACTCCTTGTGCCGGGTGGCGATCTCGTCGGGTTCGAACTCGCCGAAGAGCACCCCGAGCGCCGCGTGCACGCTGTGCCCGGCCGACGACCCGTCGAACCCGTCGGTGTCCACCGCCGACTCAGGGTCGAGGTCGGTCACCCGCTGTGCCTGCGCGAGCAGCCGCTGCGGTTCGTTGACCACGTAGTCCCTGCGGACGAAGACGGTCAGCGCCCGCGGCTCCTCGGGCCCCGTGTAGTCGGGCATGGTGTCGCCGCCGGGGATCTCGAACGGCGTGACCTCGTCGTACGCCTCGTAGAGCAGCTCGTCGTACGCCTCCCCCGCCGCCGCGAGCGCGTCGAACGCGGCGAACACGGCGGTGTCGTGGTCGGCGCCGCCGTCCGCCTCCGCTTCAGCGCGCCGCTCAACGGCCTCGAGGTGCCGGTCCAGGGCGGCCTTCACCGCGTCGGCGGCGGCGCGTACGTCGGCAGCGGTCGGCTGCTCAGCATCAGACATAGTGCAGACGCTATCCGCAGTCGGGCCCTGCACGCACAATAGATGAGATGCCGGAATACGAATTTCGCGATGTGTACGTCCCGCGCAGTGTGTCGCGCAAGGCCGCCACACAGCTGCTGACCGACCATGCAGAGTACGGACGCTGGGAGTTGGACCGCACGCGGCTGTATCCGGACGGGAGCCGCAGGGTGCGGCTGCGCCGCCGGATCATCCGACAGCTGCGCGCGACCTGGTGATCCACGGAGCCGCCGGGACGGCCGGAAACGGCCGGATCGCCACGGCGGCCGGCGGCGGCGCCGCGTCCGCGGTGCGGCGCCCCTGCCGTGGCAGAGCGGGCCCCGTGCCGGGACCCGCTCCGGTGGTGTGTTGTGTCTGCGGCGCTGCCGCAGCCGCTCTGGGGGCCGGGCTGCTCAGCTCCGTGTGGTCGGCGCCGGCGAACCCGGCGCCGCGGAGGTCAGCGCTGCCGCGCGGCCCGCGTACGGCGGTAGAGAACGCCACCGGTGAGAAGCAGACCGGCGCCGACCGACAGGCCGAGCGCGACGTCGTATCCGTTGCCGGTCGCGGCGAGCTGCGTCTCAGGCTCCGCGGCGAGCTGGGTCTCCGGGTGGGGCAGTGTCTGGGCCTCTTCCTGGGGCGCTTCCTTCTCGGGAGCCTCCGGCGCCTCCGGTTGGGGGGCATCCGGCTTCTCCGGGGGCTGTTCGGCCGCCGGGGGCTCCGGGGTGTCCGGGGTCTTGGGCGGTTCCGGCTTGCTCCCGGAGTCGTCGTTGACGCAGGTGTTGCCGAACGCGGGGTTCAGCAGCCCGACGATGTCGACGGTGTTGCCGCACGCGTTGACGGGGAGATGCACCGGCAGCTGGACAGTGTTTCCCGACAGCACACCCGGCGAGTTCGCGGAGCCGCCTTGGGCGCCCGAGTCGGCGAACGCGGTGCCACCGGACAGCGCGAGCACGCCGCCTGCGGCCGCCACGGTGATCAGGCCCTTCTTGGTGACCTGTCTCATGGTTCTTCCTGCCTTCGTTCCTTGTGAGTTACGAGCGGGGCCCGGTGGAATCACCCCCCGGCACCGCCCGCCCAGTGGCCCGGAGGCCCCGGAGCGCATGGCGTGCACTCCGGGGCCGTCCGGTGCTATCCCCTCACGGGGCGAGACACAACGTCACTTGTTGACGCAGGTGTTGCCGAACGCGGGGTTCAGCAGCCCGATGATGTTGACGGTGTTGCCGCAGACGTTCACCGGCACGTGGATGGGCACCTGAACGACATTGCCGGACAGCACACCGGGGGAACCGACCGCGGCACCCTGGGCACCGGAGTCCGCGACGGCCAAGCCCGCACCCGCGAGCACCAGACCACTCGCGGCAGCCGCGGCAGCGACGACCTTCTTGATCATTAATCCTCCTCGTTGGCAATGCGATCCCAGACCGCGGACCGCATCAGATGTAACGAGGAGGGGGTAATCGGGCTACGAGCGTACGGACGTATTCACTCTTCCTGGCTACGGGCGGACAGGCGCCCGATTACCACTGGCGCGCCCCTCCGAGACGCCCCGTAACTCCGCCACTGACCTGCGGCATTCAGCACTGGTCCAGGAACCGGTCCAGCACCCGTACGCCGAACTTCAGTCCGTCCACCGGGACTCGCTCGTCCACGCCGTGGAACATCCCTGCGAAATCCAGCTCCGGCGGCAGCTGCAGCGGCGCGAACCCGAAGCAGCGGATGCCCAGATCGTCGAACGACTTGGCGTCCGTACCACCCGACAGCATGTACGGCACCGCGTGCGCGATCGGGTCCTCGGCCTTCAGCGAGCTCTGCATCGCCGCCACCAGCGCGCCGTCGAAGCTGGTCTCGAGCGCCTTGTCCGCGTGCACGTCCTCACGCTGTACGCGCGGCCCCAGCACCCGGTCGAGGTCGGCGAGGAACTCCTCCTCGTGGCCGGGCAGGAACCGTCCGTCCACGTGTGCGGTTGCCTGGCCGGGGATGACATTGACCTTGTAACCGGCCCCGAGCTGGGTCGGCGCCGCGGTGTTCTGCAGCGTCGCCCCGATGATCTTCGCGATGCCGCCAAGCTTCGAGAGCGTCTCCTCCATGTCCTCGGGGTCCAGCTCGGTGCCCAGGGCGTCGGACAGCTCGTCAAGGAAGGACCGTACGGTCTTTGTCATCCGTACGGGGAACTTGTGCCGCCCCAGCCGGCCGACCGCCTCGCACAGCTCGGTGATCGCGTTGTCGTTGTTGGTCATCGAACCGTGCCCGGCAGTGCCGTCCACGGTCAGCCGCATCCAGTGCATGCCCTTCTGCGCGGTCTCCACGAGATAGAGCCGCAGATTCTCGTTCACCGTGAAGGAGAAGCCGCCGACCTCGCCGATCGCCTCCGTCACGCCCTCGAACAGCCCGGGGTGGTGGTCGACCAGGTGCCGCGCGCCGTACAGCCCGCCGGCCTCCTCGTCCGCGAGGAACGCGAGCACCACGTCACGCGGCGGCTTCCGGCCGCTGCGCAGCCGGTCCCGTACGACTGCGAGGGTCATCGCGTCCATGTCCTTCATGTCGACCGCACCCCGGCCCCAGAGGCAGCCGTCCGCGATCTCGCCCGAGAAGGGGTGCACGGTCCAGTCGTCGGCGTTGGCGGGCACGACGTCCGTATGGCCGTGGATCAGCAGCCCGGGCCGCGACCGGTCCTCGCCCTCGATCCGTGCGACGGTCGAGGCCCGCCCCTTGTCCGACTCGAAGATCTGCGGCTCCAGCCCCACCTCCGCGAGCTTCTCCGCGATGTACTCGGCGGCGGCACGCTCGCCGGTGGCCTCGTTCCCGCCGTAGTTGCTGGTGTCGATCCTGATCAGGTCCCGGCAGAGGTCGACGACCTCGTCCTGTCCGGTGGGGTCGGTGGCCGCGGGCGGGCTGGACTGGCTCACGCTTCCTCCTCGTGTGGCGAGCCTCCATCCTCCCGCGCCACCCGCCGTCACCCCAAGTGGCAGGTGATCGACCACACCCCCGGCGATGCTAAAGTTGGACCCGTCACGGCGGGCGCGGGTACCGTCCGCACGCTGTGACGGAACACCTGTCGGGGTGGCGGAATGGCAGACGCGCTAGCTTGAGGTGCTAGTGCCCTTTACAGGGCGTGGGGGTTCAAGTCCCCCTCCCGACACGGACCACATCGCCGGCTTGTGCGGGCCGGGCATCGTCTCGGCCCGCACAAGCTGCTTTGCAGGCTCGTACGTCAGCCTGAGAGCGTCACGGACGGGACCCGGCGGCTTGAGTCTGGCGTGGATCTCCTCCCTGGTCATCCCGCGTCCCCTGGCGAGCTGCCGAGCCTGGCTTGGTGTCGCATTCCGCGATCATCTGGATCGCGTCCTGCCGCCGAGCGTCAGAGCGGAGTCAGGTTGCGACCCCCGCATGCGCGTGATCGTCTCCTCCAGCCGGTACGGAGCGAATGCCGTGGCGAGCCACCGTCGAGCGGGGCGGGATCTTGCCGTCGAATCGCTCGCCGACACTGCGCTCCGCTGGCTACGCTTCCGGCGGGACCGAGAGTCGGTGGGAGCCCCACCGCGCCGACAAGGGGACATATGGCAGACGTTCGGGTCGAGACCGTGGCCGTGGATGCGACGGGGAGCCGGCAGATCTCCAGCCGGTACGAGGTCCAGTTCCGCCCTCGGCGACCGGGCCGGGGAGTTGGAGGAGGCCATCGTCCAGGCGTCGGGCATCGCCCAGCAGTCCCTCTCGCAAGTTCAGCGCCGAGACGGCTGGCAGGTGGCGAGCAAGGAGGTCAAGTTCGGGCTGACCCTGGCCGCGGAGGCCGGCGTAATCCTGTCCAAGGCGTCGGCCGAGGCATCGTTCGGGGTCACCCTCACCGTGGAGCGGGTCCCGGAGTCGCCGTGACCCACGCGAGTTACTGGGTCGAGCTCTTCCAGTCTCAGCAGCGCCTCGGCGGCGGATTCCTGCTGACTCGCCGCTATGTGCTGACGGCGCTTCACTGCCTGCGGGGGCTCACCTCGCCGGACGAGCACGTGGACGTCGTCCTGACGGACGGCAGCTGACTCGCGGGGCAGGTCTGCCGCCGGGACAAGGAGGCCGACCTCGCCCTGATCACGATCTCGGCCGCCTACGAAGTGCTGCTGCCGATACCGCGGGCCGGCGTCGCCCACGGCGGGGACGACTGGCACGGGCCGTACCCGCCCGCGGCGTCCGAAGTGCACCTCAGGGGGCAGGTGGACAGCGGTACGGCGGAGTACCTCTGCGAAGGA includes:
- a CDS encoding helix-hairpin-helix domain-containing protein; protein product: MERAVTSQDKAAELLAAVRAVEKGERSAASFFAEPARTAPPAARPAPAPVPVPAGQAGGAAPAGPVTVPEPVRALLAEGGAPEELGGAVVTALGPRADEVLRDDPWQLLAVPGVRPEQADGFARALLGAECGPADERRAQALTVWLLERAALQGHTAQEPDALRAGLARHSVPDPEEALRGAVDAGAVLVFEDALDALEAPGVPRQQAAAGGADGADRTDGEGGADGDGTGGAERPVRLLAGLDRCALAEESLADGLARLIGTFTAGGTDGDGWEALAAAAPSPSAAELVRAAAGHGLVTHTGGEAARAEPAALVAAARALGLRAYAAAHSEDGRQRAAALIEAAAEAFPSRAAHGPDDGPNAGPDGSYGGVSGDGEQPAPAVTVSGLLDARTGPGRDDEGAYALDLLVLLDAPQLDAETAAALVESVPDGARLVLTGDPQLLGSAGPGQVFKDVLAARVCPRVVSRTPDPGPVGELVSGIGIGELLQVDAPGKEVVIVPVRDAGDAVHRTVQLVADSVPRAIGVPTEHTQVITPGHGGAAGTRALNAALKERLNPGPGRFGGFDPGDRVVHSAAPGRTAVGSVVSADQEGLRIDLAGGGSVVVPPGAVPTAVRHGWAVTAHQAAGLRWPAAVAVLPGDAAGALTREWVYTAFSRAERHLSVVHGAGDALPKAVAGVTAPERTTRLRTLLVQAAQAATAPAPALGGETGS
- a CDS encoding DUF5703 family protein produces the protein MPEYEFRDVYVPRSVSRKAATQLLTDHAEYGRWELDRTRLYPDGSRRVRLRRRIIRQLRATW
- a CDS encoding chaplin → MRQVTKKGLITVAAAGGVLALSGGTAFADSGAQGGSANSPGVLSGNTVQLPVHLPVNACGNTVDIVGLLNPAFGNTCVNDDSGSKPEPPKTPDTPEPPAAEQPPEKPDAPQPEAPEAPEKEAPQEEAQTLPHPETQLAAEPETQLAATGNGYDVALGLSVGAGLLLTGGVLYRRTRAARQR
- the chpH gene encoding chaplin ChpH produces the protein MIKKVVAAAAAASGLVLAGAGLAVADSGAQGAAVGSPGVLSGNVVQVPIHVPVNVCGNTVNIIGLLNPAFGNTCVNK
- a CDS encoding M20/M25/M40 family metallo-hydrolase; translation: MSQSSPPAATDPTGQDEVVDLCRDLIRIDTSNYGGNEATGERAAAEYIAEKLAEVGLEPQIFESDKGRASTVARIEGEDRSRPGLLIHGHTDVVPANADDWTVHPFSGEIADGCLWGRGAVDMKDMDAMTLAVVRDRLRSGRKPPRDVVLAFLADEEAGGLYGARHLVDHHPGLFEGVTEAIGEVGGFSFTVNENLRLYLVETAQKGMHWMRLTVDGTAGHGSMTNNDNAITELCEAVGRLGRHKFPVRMTKTVRSFLDELSDALGTELDPEDMEETLSKLGGIAKIIGATLQNTAAPTQLGAGYKVNVIPGQATAHVDGRFLPGHEEEFLADLDRVLGPRVQREDVHADKALETSFDGALVAAMQSSLKAEDPIAHAVPYMLSGGTDAKSFDDLGIRCFGFAPLQLPPELDFAGMFHGVDERVPVDGLKFGVRVLDRFLDQC
- a CDS encoding CU044_2847 family protein, producing MRRGAGRSPAGTRSSSALGDRAGELEEAIVQASGIAQQSLSQVQRRDGWQVASKEVKFGLTLAAEAGVILSKASAEASFGVTLTVERVPESP
- a CDS encoding trypsin-like serine protease, yielding MTHASYWVELFQSQQRLGGGFLLTRRYVLTALHCLRGLTSPDEHVDVVLTDGS